A part of Paraliobacillus zengyii genomic DNA contains:
- a CDS encoding response regulator transcription factor, with translation MLKWKVLIADDEMMIREGIRSCINWEKYEMEVVGEAEDGEEVVQLAIKNQIDLLLIDLNMPIMDGITAMKQVKEQLPQCKMVVISGYDTFHYAQDAIRLQVVDYILKPVNSEKLGNILMTLNQTLITEVNQEIYLKQAEKQLLKNHEQLKDRFLKDWIAAKLTDDEIIDQLHFLGLPIVMPQQYLVVMWPGYQQSNTIITENERAIFIFAIDNIVEEILDSSAIFQFREGSELLHVCIWKTVTKEQITELVLEIKKCLKINVYVQMEDIHITELTDLYKIHDLCKVKVAKQARVSPIVKQAQTYVQQHYQDSSITLEKVAENTHVSTVYVSRMIKQELGISYIALLTQLRINKAADLLKTTNMTIREIAEIVGYETQHYFSTAFKKTTGISPNQFRK, from the coding sequence ATGCTTAAATGGAAAGTGTTAATTGCAGATGATGAAATGATGATACGGGAGGGAATTCGGTCCTGCATCAATTGGGAAAAGTATGAAATGGAAGTAGTAGGGGAAGCGGAAGATGGAGAAGAAGTAGTGCAGTTGGCAATTAAGAATCAAATTGATTTATTATTAATAGATTTAAATATGCCTATAATGGATGGTATTACAGCTATGAAACAAGTAAAGGAACAACTACCACAATGCAAAATGGTTGTAATATCTGGATATGATACGTTTCACTATGCGCAAGATGCCATTAGATTGCAAGTAGTAGATTATATTCTAAAACCTGTAAATTCAGAAAAACTAGGAAATATATTAATGACATTAAACCAAACGCTTATAACAGAGGTAAATCAAGAAATATATTTAAAACAAGCTGAAAAACAACTATTAAAAAATCATGAACAACTTAAAGATCGATTTTTAAAAGATTGGATAGCAGCTAAATTAACAGATGATGAGATAATAGATCAATTACATTTTTTAGGATTACCAATAGTGATGCCTCAACAATATTTGGTAGTGATGTGGCCTGGTTATCAACAAAGCAATACAATTATTACAGAGAATGAAAGAGCGATTTTCATATTCGCAATTGATAATATAGTTGAGGAAATACTGGATTCATCAGCTATTTTTCAGTTTAGAGAAGGTTCTGAGTTACTTCATGTTTGTATATGGAAGACTGTCACAAAGGAACAGATAACCGAACTAGTACTGGAAATAAAAAAATGTTTGAAAATTAATGTTTATGTACAAATGGAAGATATTCATATTACGGAATTAACGGATTTGTACAAAATTCATGACTTATGTAAGGTAAAAGTCGCTAAGCAAGCACGAGTTTCTCCTATTGTTAAACAAGCGCAAACATACGTCCAACAACATTATCAAGATTCGTCCATTACACTTGAAAAAGTTGCAGAGAATACGCATGTTTCAACAGTTTATGTAAGTCGAATGATCAAACAAGAGTTAGGTATCTCTTATATTGCTTTATTAACACAATTACGCATAAATAAAGCAGCAGATTTATTAAAAACAACAAATATGACAATTAGAGAGATAGCAGAAATTGTAGGTTATGAGACACAGCATTATTTCAGTACTGCTTTTAAGAAAACAACAGGTATTTCTCCAAATCAATTCAGAAAGTAA
- the chvE gene encoding multiple monosaccharide ABC transporter substrate-binding protein, with product MKKLVLLALLFSFMVVLAACGGDDSTSSSSDDGGETVSNDASIGIAMPTKSSARWVDDGDNMVEQLEALGFETDVQYAEDDVDKQIEQIENMIVKGADVLVVASIDGTALSNVLAKAADQDIEVIAYDRLIMETPDVSYYATFDNFQVGVLQATYIEEALNLAEAEGPFNIELFGGSPDDNNAYFFWDGAMSILQPHIDSGKVVIQSAQTEFEQAATMRWDGNNAKSRMENILSKAYSGGETVDAVLSPYDGISRGVIQALKGVGYGSGDLPMPVITGQDAELASIKSIVAQEQTQTVFKDTRDLAAVVVTMIDAILTGEEAEVNDTETYDNGIEVIPSYLVEPVSVDIDNYQEIVMDSGYYSEDELE from the coding sequence ATGAAGAAATTAGTCTTACTTGCACTATTATTTAGTTTTATGGTTGTACTTGCTGCATGTGGAGGGGATGACAGTACTTCTAGTAGTTCTGATGATGGGGGCGAAACTGTATCAAATGATGCATCAATCGGTATAGCAATGCCAACGAAATCATCAGCTAGATGGGTGGATGATGGTGACAACATGGTGGAACAATTAGAAGCCCTTGGTTTTGAAACGGATGTACAATATGCGGAAGATGATGTAGATAAACAGATCGAACAAATTGAAAACATGATTGTCAAAGGTGCGGATGTTTTAGTAGTTGCATCAATTGATGGTACAGCATTATCTAATGTATTAGCAAAGGCAGCTGACCAGGATATTGAAGTTATTGCCTATGACCGATTAATTATGGAAACACCTGATGTTAGCTACTATGCAACATTCGATAATTTTCAAGTAGGTGTATTACAAGCAACATACATTGAAGAGGCATTAAATCTTGCAGAAGCAGAGGGACCATTTAATATTGAATTATTTGGTGGATCACCTGATGATAATAATGCCTATTTCTTCTGGGATGGTGCAATGTCAATCTTACAACCACATATTGATAGTGGAAAAGTTGTCATACAAAGTGCACAGACAGAATTTGAACAAGCGGCAACTATGCGTTGGGATGGAAATAACGCAAAATCTCGGATGGAAAACATTCTTAGTAAAGCATATTCTGGTGGAGAAACTGTTGATGCAGTGCTATCTCCATATGATGGGATTAGTCGTGGGGTAATTCAAGCATTAAAAGGTGTCGGTTATGGTTCGGGTGATTTACCAATGCCCGTTATAACAGGTCAAGATGCTGAATTAGCTTCCATTAAATCAATTGTTGCACAAGAGCAAACACAAACTGTATTTAAAGATACACGAGATTTAGCTGCTGTTGTAGTTACAATGATTGACGCAATCCTTACAGGCGAAGAAGCAGAAGTTAATGATACAGAAACGTATGACAATGGTATAGAAGTTATCCCGTCTTATTTAGTAGAACCAGTGTCCGTAGATATAGATAATTATCAAGAAATTGTAATGGACAGTGGTTACTATTCAGAAGATGAACTAGAGTAG
- a CDS encoding glycosyltransferase family 2 protein, producing MKNRLISIIIPSYNESNNIEIIYDAITNECLDIDYNFEILFINDGSTDNTLNLIKKLESTNANVKYISFTRNFGKEVALLAGFQHVSGEAVIVMDADLQHPCNLIKPFIHGYEEGYHQVIAQRNRKGENRLRACFSSIYYGLVNKIVDVEIKNGVGDFRLLSRKAVEALLLLNEGNRFSKGLFSWIGLSQKTIYYDNISRKNGKSKWSISMLFNYGIDGIISFNNRPLRICFYSGAFILFLSLLYIFINLFFIITNGITEPGYFTIMSAVLFLGGIQLLCLGVIGEYIGRIYYETKHRPHYLIQETNISTGENYEHTQPRIYKIHHRGHH from the coding sequence ATGAAAAACCGCCTTATCTCTATCATTATTCCTTCTTATAATGAGTCAAATAATATTGAAATAATATATGATGCGATAACCAATGAATGTTTAGACATTGATTATAACTTTGAAATTTTATTCATTAATGATGGTAGTACGGATAATACGCTTAACCTAATTAAAAAGTTGGAATCAACTAATGCCAACGTAAAGTACATTTCTTTCACACGGAATTTTGGAAAAGAAGTTGCACTATTAGCTGGTTTTCAACATGTTAGTGGAGAAGCTGTTATTGTAATGGACGCTGATTTACAACACCCATGTAATTTGATAAAACCATTTATACATGGCTATGAGGAAGGATATCATCAAGTGATAGCACAACGTAATCGAAAAGGTGAAAATCGACTCCGTGCCTGTTTTTCATCGATTTATTATGGCCTAGTAAACAAAATAGTTGATGTAGAAATAAAAAATGGGGTAGGGGATTTTAGATTATTAAGCCGGAAAGCTGTTGAGGCCCTTCTATTATTGAATGAAGGGAATCGCTTTTCAAAAGGCCTTTTTTCTTGGATAGGTCTAAGCCAAAAAACTATTTACTATGATAATATTTCACGTAAAAATGGTAAATCCAAATGGTCCATTTCTATGTTATTTAATTATGGAATTGATGGGATTATCTCTTTTAATAATAGGCCACTCAGAATTTGCTTTTATTCAGGTGCGTTCATATTATTTTTATCTCTTTTGTATATATTTATTAACTTGTTCTTTATTATAACTAATGGAATCACAGAGCCAGGATATTTTACTATAATGTCAGCAGTTCTTTTTTTAGGTGGTATTCAGTTACTTTGTCTTGGTGTTATTGGAGAGTATATTGGTAGGATTTATTATGAAACGAAACATCGTCCACACTACTTAATACAAGAAACAAACATTTCAACAGGAGAAAATTATGAGCATACGCAGCCAAGAATTTATAAAATTCATCATCGTGGGCATCATTAA
- the mmsA gene encoding multiple monosaccharide ABC transporter ATP-binding protein, giving the protein MSDYILEMRNITKTFPGVKALDNVNLKVEKGEIHALVGENGAGKSTLMKVLSGVYPNGSYEGGIYFDEKECHFKDIKQSENVGIVIIHQELALSPFLSIAENIFLGNERHVRQIMDWKDTFSKSKELLEQVGLKDSPETAVMNIGVGKQQLVEIAKALSKNVKLLILDEPTAALNETDSANLLKLLNDLKKQGITSILISHKLNEVSSISDSITILRDGQTIETIKSNDGNVSEDRIIKGMVGRELTSRFPVRTAEIGETIFEVKDWNVYHPQQRDRKVLDNVNIHIRRGEVVGLAGLMGAGRTELAMSIFGKTYGKKITGSLYKNEQEINANTVSEAIANGIAYVSEDRKTYGLNLIDDIKRNITLSNLKRVSHHSIIDENMEIKQAQLLREKLNIKTPSLEQVTGNLSGGNQQKVVLSKWIFTEPDILILDEPTRGIDVGAKYEIYSQINELAAEGMGVLMISSELPEVLGLSDRIYVMNEGRISAELDRTDADQENIMRHMTGFGGANRADIN; this is encoded by the coding sequence ATGTCGGACTATATTTTAGAGATGCGTAACATAACGAAAACATTCCCTGGTGTTAAGGCACTAGATAATGTAAATTTAAAGGTTGAAAAAGGAGAAATTCATGCGTTAGTTGGTGAAAATGGTGCAGGTAAATCAACTTTAATGAAGGTTTTAAGTGGTGTCTATCCAAACGGGTCCTATGAGGGTGGCATCTACTTTGATGAAAAAGAGTGCCATTTTAAAGATATAAAGCAAAGCGAAAATGTTGGTATTGTTATTATTCATCAAGAATTAGCGTTAAGTCCATTTCTTTCAATTGCAGAAAATATCTTTTTAGGTAATGAAAGACACGTTCGTCAGATCATGGATTGGAAAGATACTTTTTCGAAATCCAAGGAATTATTAGAACAAGTAGGATTAAAGGATTCTCCAGAGACAGCAGTTATGAACATTGGTGTTGGTAAACAACAGTTAGTTGAAATTGCAAAGGCATTATCAAAAAATGTCAAGTTGCTGATTCTTGATGAACCAACAGCAGCCTTAAATGAAACAGATAGTGCAAATCTGTTGAAATTATTAAATGACCTAAAAAAACAAGGGATTACATCTATCCTTATTTCTCATAAGTTAAATGAAGTTTCTTCTATATCGGATTCCATTACAATTTTACGTGATGGTCAAACAATCGAAACAATAAAAAGTAATGATGGTAATGTTTCTGAAGATCGTATTATTAAAGGCATGGTTGGTCGTGAATTAACTAGTCGTTTCCCAGTAAGAACTGCAGAAATCGGTGAAACCATTTTTGAAGTTAAAGATTGGAATGTTTATCATCCACAGCAACGTGATCGCAAAGTTCTTGATAATGTGAATATTCATATTCGTCGTGGAGAAGTTGTTGGGTTAGCGGGTTTAATGGGAGCAGGAAGAACAGAGTTAGCGATGAGTATTTTTGGTAAGACATATGGTAAAAAAATAACAGGTTCGTTATATAAGAATGAGCAAGAAATAAATGCTAATACAGTTAGTGAAGCAATTGCAAATGGGATAGCGTATGTTTCGGAAGATCGAAAAACATACGGATTAAACCTCATTGATGATATCAAACGAAATATTACATTATCTAACTTAAAACGTGTTTCGCATCATTCTATTATTGATGAGAATATGGAAATAAAACAAGCACAATTATTACGTGAGAAATTAAACATAAAAACACCTTCGCTTGAGCAGGTCACTGGTAATCTTAGTGGTGGGAATCAACAAAAAGTTGTATTAAGTAAATGGATATTCACAGAACCAGATATTTTAATCTTAGATGAGCCTACACGTGGTATTGATGTTGGAGCTAAGTATGAAATATATTCTCAAATTAATGAATTAGCAGCAGAAGGAATGGGTGTATTAATGATTTCATCTGAGCTTCCAGAGGTACTTGGTCTCTCAGATCGGATTTATGTAATGAATGAAGGCCGTATAAGTGCGGAGCTTGATCGTACGGATGCGGACCAAGAAAATATTATGCGTCATATGACTGGATTTGGAGGTGCTAATCGTGCAGACATTAATTAA
- a CDS encoding N-acetylmuramoyl-L-alanine amidase — protein MPKIFIDPGHGGNDSGASSNGLVEKDITLNIALKLQQILNDSYQNVTTRLSRTTDQSVSLTNRTNAANDWNADYYLSIHINAGGGVGFESYIWNGNFASKSETERLRSTIHDEIVETIGWRDRGKKEANFHVLRETTMPAILTENGFIDNDAEAEEMKTPQWIEQVARAHASGIAQAFELEEDSNAEEPDTSSFYRVVTGSFQSEKNAKQRRYVLNRHGYSSFITEFNDQGQVYFRVIVGSFQNRSNAEGRVDELNEIGFDSFISTFNG, from the coding sequence ATGCCGAAAATTTTTATTGATCCTGGACATGGGGGAAATGATTCAGGTGCAAGTAGTAACGGGTTAGTAGAAAAGGATATAACATTAAATATTGCTCTAAAATTACAACAGATATTGAACGATTCTTATCAAAATGTCACCACACGTCTATCAAGAACAACAGATCAGTCAGTTTCCCTGACCAATCGAACAAACGCTGCGAATGATTGGAATGCCGATTACTATCTTTCCATTCACATTAACGCAGGTGGCGGTGTTGGTTTTGAAAGCTATATATGGAATGGTAATTTTGCTTCGAAATCTGAAACAGAACGATTGCGATCTACTATTCACGACGAAATTGTTGAAACGATTGGATGGCGTGATCGAGGTAAAAAAGAAGCGAATTTTCATGTGTTAAGAGAAACGACGATGCCAGCAATATTGACAGAAAATGGTTTTATAGATAATGATGCTGAAGCTGAAGAAATGAAAACGCCACAATGGATTGAACAAGTAGCACGTGCACATGCATCTGGTATCGCACAAGCATTTGAATTAGAAGAAGACTCGAATGCAGAAGAACCTGATACGTCATCTTTTTACCGAGTTGTTACAGGTTCGTTTCAATCCGAGAAAAATGCGAAGCAACGTAGATATGTTCTAAATAGGCATGGTTATAGTAGTTTTATAACGGAATTTAATGACCAAGGGCAAGTTTACTTCCGAGTGATTGTTGGGTCATTTCAAAACAGGTCCAATGCTGAAGGCCGTGTAGATGAATTAAATGAAATAGGGTTTGATTCATTTATTAGTACGTTCAACGGATAA
- a CDS encoding PRC-barrel domain-containing protein: MKHFNIRATDDVLGKIKDIYFDDKFWTVRYLVADTGKWLPSEKVLLSPLSVNKVDSENATVDVLASKEKVRNAPNKKADEPISKQDEIDLTGYYGWPNYWSQIGPWGGFSTPAALAVADKQREIQEKAKADQKESHQLRSVNEIKGELTGYKVEGIGGKIGHVSDVIIDEENWKITYLVIETSKFLAANFILIATDWISDIHWYDKKIYVEVDNEKVKNVTDFDIHAPLTKEYEEKLYSDLGKQKKSE; the protein is encoded by the coding sequence TTGAAACATTTTAATATTCGAGCAACGGATGATGTATTAGGAAAGATAAAAGATATCTATTTTGACGATAAGTTCTGGACAGTACGTTATTTAGTAGCTGATACGGGTAAATGGCTCCCAAGTGAAAAAGTATTGTTATCACCTTTGTCAGTTAATAAAGTAGATTCTGAAAACGCGACAGTAGATGTGTTAGCATCGAAAGAAAAGGTTAGAAATGCACCAAATAAAAAAGCGGATGAACCAATCTCAAAACAAGATGAAATAGACTTGACTGGATATTATGGATGGCCAAATTATTGGAGTCAAATTGGACCATGGGGAGGCTTTAGTACCCCAGCTGCTCTTGCTGTTGCTGATAAACAACGAGAAATTCAAGAAAAAGCTAAAGCTGACCAAAAAGAAAGTCATCAATTAAGAAGTGTTAATGAAATAAAAGGTGAATTAACTGGGTACAAAGTAGAAGGTATTGGTGGGAAAATAGGTCATGTTTCTGATGTTATTATAGATGAAGAGAATTGGAAAATCACCTACTTAGTAATAGAAACAAGTAAATTCTTAGCAGCGAATTTTATTTTAATAGCTACGGATTGGATAAGTGATATACACTGGTATGATAAGAAGATCTATGTTGAAGTAGATAACGAAAAGGTGAAAAATGTAACGGATTTTGATATACATGCACCACTAACGAAAGAATATGAGGAGAAACTCTATTCTGACTTAGGGAAACAAAAGAAATCCGAATAA
- a CDS encoding GtrA family protein: MSIRSQEFIKFIIVGIINTCNYYAVYLFIHAYWEINYLVSHITGFILSLIISFFLSSYFTFQVKPTVMKFIQFSVTQVINIIVSSIFIYVFIEYLVLGSTIAPIVSMIFTVPLTFFVAGKILRK; this comes from the coding sequence ATGAGCATACGCAGCCAAGAATTTATAAAATTCATCATCGTGGGCATCATTAATACGTGCAATTACTATGCTGTTTATTTATTCATACATGCATATTGGGAAATTAACTATCTGGTTTCACATATCACAGGATTTATTTTAAGTTTAATTATATCCTTTTTTTTAAGCTCTTATTTCACGTTTCAAGTAAAGCCAACAGTAATGAAATTTATTCAATTTTCGGTTACGCAAGTTATTAACATTATTGTTTCCTCTATATTCATTTATGTCTTTATCGAATATTTGGTACTCGGTAGCACGATAGCACCGATTGTTTCCATGATTTTTACTGTTCCTCTTACATTTTTTGTAGCAGGAAAAATTTTAAGAAAATAA
- a CDS encoding YfhO family protein, whose product MLIKRKILYLIISSLVVAVLGHLFFLREWLLDRYMVGPNDGLQQMVTFKKILYEQYKSGNYFYSYQFGLGGGTYSQLAFYFSTSFLFILSAIFIFVLQALDVIGPADTLFWANASIFISIVRLTSIIVITSIVFHYMKSDWLPAFTGACFYGLATIYFRHVTYWEFFADAMIWIPLLVFGVEKVFREKRPNWLIFAIAVTLINNFYFAYVNLIFIILYIIFRWFIPLAENESDKGKYAKLFICSGFLGFGISAVAFIPAVYGYLHNFRPAYQKSVSFFSWDNILFDSRYIILPTVFLLLLFSLSLFKVQTFRLYSVLSSFFIFFHFSPLVASAFNGFSAPQYRWEYLISFSIAGAISFGLEHIQRVTKRRMILSSVIVLILYLGTIIFIDDLHVFSLLSLAILLMVSITILLLFYAVFKKEKSAFYIMYVGLLLLVIIFANSFQYGLSQAGEVSKSSKNYLLSDKYNGKEQRELLQQIKNKDPDSLYRIDWKVDRLNNTPIVQDFNGISVYGSILNEHLIDLYLNDLNIDTGRESVSRYATFGNRAHLYSLFQGKYMIREKESEEGVPYGFSKILESKNYIVLENNNVLPFIRTTKNFFSEKDVEQVSDLSKEYAMLEGVIISNTKQTNAEIAQDANLIDQTKIMMVGASYTNNVLTVTEENGGLDIETDSLTSAAKDLYVHFHLENTAVDQGFTLKVNDYKTARKSNQSIYKTYDDELTIRVDNSNKIRIRLPKGKYILRDLELYQTDYARLEYQKNKVSNNSTLKWKDNRISITFNNDRNDYFMMLPIPFEKGWQVKVNNKKQKIEKVNYAFIGFPIDKDENEIELLYYPPYFILSIVLSSFSLLLSILICRRNQ is encoded by the coding sequence ATGCTGATCAAACGAAAAATCCTCTATCTTATAATAAGTAGTCTAGTCGTTGCTGTATTAGGTCATTTGTTTTTTTTGAGAGAATGGCTATTAGATAGATATATGGTCGGACCAAATGATGGTTTGCAACAGATGGTTACCTTTAAAAAAATTTTGTATGAACAATATAAAAGTGGAAATTACTTTTATTCCTATCAATTTGGTCTTGGAGGTGGAACGTACAGCCAATTAGCATTTTATTTCTCCACATCATTTCTATTCATTTTGTCAGCAATTTTTATTTTTGTATTACAAGCCTTAGATGTTATTGGACCTGCTGATACACTGTTTTGGGCAAATGCTTCAATATTTATAAGTATTGTTCGATTAACTTCAATCATTGTTATAACAAGTATTGTATTTCATTATATGAAAAGTGATTGGTTGCCTGCATTTACAGGGGCCTGTTTCTATGGATTAGCTACTATTTATTTCCGACATGTGACGTATTGGGAGTTCTTTGCCGATGCAATGATCTGGATTCCACTACTCGTATTTGGAGTTGAAAAAGTTTTCCGAGAGAAAAGACCAAATTGGCTCATTTTTGCGATAGCTGTAACGCTTATTAATAATTTTTACTTTGCATATGTTAATTTAATTTTTATTATTCTATATATTATCTTTCGTTGGTTTATTCCGTTGGCAGAGAATGAATCAGATAAAGGCAAGTACGCTAAGCTTTTTATTTGTTCAGGTTTTTTAGGATTTGGAATTAGTGCAGTAGCTTTTATACCAGCTGTTTATGGATATTTACATAACTTTCGACCAGCATATCAGAAATCCGTATCTTTTTTTAGCTGGGATAATATTTTATTTGATAGTCGTTATATTATTCTACCTACCGTATTTTTACTACTTTTATTCAGTCTTTCTCTTTTCAAAGTGCAGACATTTAGACTGTATTCTGTTTTAAGTAGTTTTTTTATCTTCTTTCATTTTAGTCCACTTGTTGCAAGTGCATTCAATGGCTTCTCAGCACCTCAATATCGTTGGGAATACTTGATTTCTTTTTCTATTGCAGGAGCTATTTCATTTGGTTTAGAACACATTCAACGTGTAACGAAAAGAAGAATGATCTTATCAAGTGTAATTGTACTAATTCTTTATCTTGGTACAATTATATTTATTGATGATTTACATGTTTTTTCACTGCTTTCTTTGGCAATTTTATTAATGGTATCTATTACTATCTTATTACTTTTTTATGCTGTATTTAAAAAAGAAAAAAGTGCTTTTTATATTATGTATGTAGGACTTTTGTTACTCGTAATCATTTTTGCGAATAGTTTTCAATATGGTCTTTCTCAAGCAGGGGAAGTTAGTAAATCCTCTAAAAATTATTTGTTGAGCGATAAATATAACGGAAAAGAACAAAGAGAGCTTTTGCAACAAATTAAAAACAAAGACCCCGATTCGCTATACCGGATTGACTGGAAAGTAGACAGACTTAATAATACACCAATTGTGCAAGATTTTAACGGAATAAGTGTGTACGGTAGTATACTAAACGAACACTTGATCGATCTTTATTTGAACGATCTAAATATTGACACAGGGAGGGAAAGTGTTAGTAGATATGCAACATTTGGTAATCGGGCGCACTTATATAGTTTATTTCAAGGAAAGTACATGATAAGGGAGAAGGAAAGCGAAGAGGGCGTACCATATGGATTTTCAAAAATACTTGAATCAAAGAACTATATCGTTTTAGAAAACAATAATGTATTGCCTTTTATTCGAACAACTAAAAATTTCTTTTCAGAAAAAGATGTCGAACAGGTTTCTGATTTAAGTAAAGAGTATGCGATGCTCGAAGGTGTAATTATATCCAACACGAAACAAACAAACGCAGAAATAGCACAAGACGCTAATCTTATCGACCAAACGAAAATCATGATGGTTGGTGCTTCTTATACGAATAACGTATTAACTGTTACTGAGGAAAATGGTGGTTTAGATATAGAAACAGATTCATTAACGTCTGCAGCAAAGGATCTGTACGTACACTTTCATTTAGAGAACACTGCAGTCGATCAAGGGTTTACATTAAAAGTAAACGATTATAAAACTGCACGAAAATCTAATCAATCTATTTATAAAACATATGATGATGAGCTAACAATCCGCGTAGATAATTCGAATAAAATTCGAATTAGACTACCTAAAGGAAAGTACATCTTAAGAGATTTAGAACTATATCAAACAGACTATGCCCGTTTGGAATATCAAAAAAACAAGGTATCAAATAATAGTACGTTAAAGTGGAAAGATAATCGAATATCCATAACTTTTAACAACGATAGAAATGATTATTTCATGATGCTACCTATTCCATTTGAAAAAGGGTGGCAAGTTAAAGTTAATAATAAAAAGCAAAAAATTGAGAAGGTTAACTATGCTTTTATTGGATTTCCCATAGACAAAGATGAAAACGAGATAGAATTACTCTATTATCCACCTTATTTTATACTATCGATTGTTTTATCGAGTTTTAGCCTACTCTTATCTATATTAATTTGCAGAAGAAACCAATAA
- the mmsB gene encoding multiple monosaccharide ABC transporter permease, whose amino-acid sequence MQTLINLFRNNIRQYGMIIALVFITALFWVLTEGITFNPLNLTNLILQNGFILVLAVGMVLVIITGNIDLSVGSVVAFVGAIAGVLMINNNVPVWLAIILSIIVGALIGVWQGFWIAYIGIPSFIVTLAGMLIFRGLTLYLLDGQSLAPFPDSFGFLSGGFLPDMFGSGGLHTLTIILSVILSIILVYLEIKNRKTQLQYSFEVVPMWISITKLVLLLSVINWFAYQLALNKGIPMVLIIVIILIVVYTFIMNNTVMGRRIYATGGNKKAADLSGIKTKGVVFWVFVNNGVIAALAGLMFASRLDSATPAAGNMLELDAIAAVFIGGASMSGGVGTIIGAIVGGLVMGVMNNGMSLIGIGIDWQQAIKGMVLLLAVGFDVYNKNRAGK is encoded by the coding sequence GTGCAGACATTAATTAATTTATTTCGTAATAATATTCGTCAATATGGAATGATTATTGCACTTGTATTTATTACGGCATTATTTTGGGTACTGACAGAAGGAATTACTTTTAATCCTTTAAATTTAACGAACTTGATTCTGCAAAATGGCTTTATTCTAGTATTAGCAGTCGGTATGGTTTTGGTTATTATTACAGGAAACATTGATTTATCAGTCGGTTCTGTCGTTGCTTTTGTAGGTGCTATTGCAGGTGTACTGATGATAAACAATAATGTACCAGTTTGGCTAGCAATAATTCTATCTATAATTGTAGGTGCTTTAATTGGTGTTTGGCAGGGGTTTTGGATTGCCTATATCGGAATACCCTCTTTCATCGTTACGTTAGCTGGGATGTTGATTTTTCGAGGACTAACCTTATATCTATTAGATGGACAGTCGCTTGCACCATTTCCGGATTCATTTGGTTTTCTCAGTGGTGGTTTTCTACCAGATATGTTTGGTTCAGGTGGTTTGCATACTCTGACGATCATTTTGTCCGTAATACTATCAATCATTCTAGTATATTTAGAAATTAAAAATCGAAAAACACAGTTACAATATAGTTTTGAAGTTGTTCCGATGTGGATTAGTATTACAAAACTTGTGTTATTGCTATCTGTTATTAACTGGTTTGCTTATCAACTGGCATTGAACAAAGGTATCCCAATGGTATTAATTATTGTAATTATACTGATTGTAGTTTATACCTTTATTATGAATAATACAGTAATGGGAAGAAGGATTTATGCAACAGGAGGAAATAAAAAAGCTGCTGATTTATCCGGTATAAAAACAAAAGGTGTTGTATTTTGGGTATTTGTTAACAACGGGGTTATTGCAGCATTAGCTGGATTAATGTTTGCATCTCGGTTAGATTCTGCAACACCTGCAGCAGGTAATATGTTAGAACTAGATGCAATAGCTGCAGTATTTATTGGTGGTGCTTCTATGTCGGGTGGGGTCGGTACGATTATTGGCGCAATAGTTGGTGGTCTTGTTATGGGTGTAATGAATAACGGGATGTCATTAATCGGTATTGGTATTGATTGGCAACAAGCGATAAAAGGGATGGTACTATTACTTGCAGTCGGATTTGATGTATATAATAAAAATAGAGCTGGAAAATAA